Genomic segment of Tomitella fengzijianii:
CACCGGCAAGGCCGCGGGCGGGCTCGGCACGCTAGGCGAGGCCATGGCCCGCATCCCCGGCCCGATCGGCGCCGCCGGCATCGGCATCAGCGGAATGTCCACCAAGTTCGGCGAACTCGCCGACAGCAGCACCGGCGCCCTGGTCTCCAAGGAGAACCTCGGCAAGCTCGCCGTCGGCGCCACCGCCGTCGCCGCCACCGTCGGCACCGCCCTGTACAAGATCGGCTCCAGCTTCGACGACGTCTCCGCGACCATCCGCATCGGCACCGGCGCCACCGGCGACGAACTCGCCGGACTGGAGGACGTAGCCACAAGCATCGGCACCACCATCCCCGTGTCGTTCGGCGACGCCGCCGACGCCGTCACCACCTTGAGCACCGCCACCGGCGCCACCGGCGACGACCTGGAAGCACTGTCCACCCAGGTCCTCAACGCATCCCGCCTACTCGGCGAGGACGCCGCATCGAACGCCGAAGGCTTCGGCAAGGTCCTCAACCAGTGGTCCATGGACGCAGGCCAGGGCGCCGACGCCGTCGACGGCCTGTTCAAGGTCACCCAGACCTACGGCAGCAGCTTCGGCAACCTCACCAACCAGCTCAATACCTACGGCAGCGTGTTGCAGAACGCCGGATTTTCGATGGAGGACAGCGCCGTCCTGTTCGGCAAGCTGGAACAGTCCGGCCTATCGGTCAGCCGCATCATGCCCGGCCTCAACAAGGCGTTCCGCGATTGGGCATCCGACGGCAAAGACGTCAAGGCCACCCTGCAAGAGCAGGTCGACGCCATCAAGAACGCCGAAACGTCCACCGACGCGCTCGCCATCGCCACCGAGCAGTTCGGCGCCGAAGGCGCCCAGCGCCTCACCACCGGCATCCGCAACGGCAGCTTCGCTATCGACGACCTGGCAGGTTCGCTCGGCGACACCACCGGCATCGTCGCCGAAGCCGACCAGGACACCCGCACGTTCGCCGAATCCTGGCAGATCCTCAAGAACAAGGGCCTGGAAGCCATCAAGGGCCCCGCCGAGAAGGTGTTCGGCCTCATCACCACCGGTGTCAACGCCGTCGCCGACTTCGCCGGCCAGAACGAGTGGGTCGCCGACACCCTCAAGACCGTCGGCACCATCCTCCTGCCCATGGTCGGCACGTTCCTCGGCATCGTCGGCGCCGTCAAAGCGTGGACGATCGCGCAGGCCGCCCTCAACGTCGTGATGTCGATGAACCCGATCGGCCTCATCATCACCGCGCTCGTCGGCCTGGTCGCCGGTCTCGTCCTCGCCTACAAGAAGTCCGAGACGTTCCGCAACATCGTCCAGGCAGCGTGGGAGGGCATCAAGACCGCGGTCTCCGCCGTGTGGAACGGATTCCTCAAGCCCGTGTTCGCCGCCTGGAAGGTCGCCTTCAAGGCGGCCGGCACCGCCGCGACCTGGCTGTGGAACAACGCCATCGTGCCCGCCTGGAACGGCATCAAGGCCATCATCAGCGGCGCATGGACCGGCGTCATCGAGCCGATCTTCGACGGCTTCAAGTCGGCCATCGACATCGTCGGCGACGCCGCAACCTGGCTGTATGACAACGCGATCAAGCCCGCGTGGGACGGCATCAGCAGCGCCATCGGCGCCGTGTGGGACTTCATCAGCCCGATCTTCGACAAGCTCGGCGCCGCGTTCGGCACCATCGGCGACATCGCCAGCAACGTCGGCGACGGCATCAAGACCGCGTTCAGCGGCGTAGTCGGCGTAATGAAGAAGCCCCTCAACATGCTCGGCGAGGTACTGAAGAAGGTCCCCCGCTCGATCTTCGGCTTCGACATCCCCGGCGCGTCGACAATCCACGATTGGGGCGAAACCCTCGCTGGCCTGGCCACCGGCGGCACCATCGGCGCCCGCCGCGACAGCCGCGGACGACTCACCGGCCCCGGCACCGGCACGTCCGACAGCATCCTCGGCGTCAACGGCCGCGGTATCCCGCAGGTCCGCGTATCGACCGGCGAGACCGTGATGAACAAGCGCACCAGCGACGCCAACCCGGAACTACTGGCAGCACTAAACGCCGGATGGGTCCCGTCGCCCGCGTTCCTCGCCGCGATGATCCCCGGCCTCAGCCGCGGCGGCGTCGTCCAGGCCATCGCCCAGTCCGCCGCCGACCACGGCATGGGACGCCAAGGCGCCGTGATCGGCACCATGACCGGCCTGGCCGAATCCGGGCTCCGCGTCCTCGCCAACCCCGCCGTGCCGGACTCCTACAACTACCCGCACGACGGCGAAGGCTACGACCACGACAGCATCGGCGTGTTCCAGCAGCGCCAAGCCGGATGGGGCACCACCGCCGACCGGATGGACCCCAAGCGCAGCGCCGACATGTTCTTCGACGCCCTGGCCGGCGTGCCCGGCTGGGAGACGATGGACCCGGCGCTGGCCGCGCAGGCAGTGCAGCGGTCGGCATTCAGTGACGGCAGCAACTACCGGCCCCACCTACCGGAGGCCGAGCGTCTGGTCGACCAGGCCGGAGACCTGCCCGATTCCTCGGAGTTCAACGGGCTCGGCCCGTCCGGCGATCTTCCCGGCTTCGGCGATACCGGCGCCGACCCGTCGACCACCAGCGGCGCCGCCGCCACCGGCGCCGCCTACGACGAATCCATGGGACAGAAGGTGTACGTCACCAACTGGCCCAGCAGCTACAGCAGCAGCACCGGAGGAACGGCGACGCTCGCCCCGGCAACCGGCACCACCAGCCCGGAGGCCACCGCAGTCGACGCCGACGACACCAAGGGCCCGCTCGCCCAGGCCCGCGGGTTCATCGACGACAACGGCGAGGACATCGCCGAAACGCTCGCCGGACTCGGACTCGGCATCACCGTCAACAACTACGGCCCCAACCCCGTCGGCGCGTGGAAACGCGCCGCCGACCGGCGCGTACGAAAGGTCAGGCTGTCCAACCGATGACACTCCCGCTGTACACGCCGACCACCGCGGGCACATTCTTCCCCGGCGGCCGCGCACAGATCATCCTCACCGGCCCCGGCGCCCCGGCCGGCCTGCCCGAGCGCGCATGGCACCTGTCCACCGGCGCGCAAGGCGTCGTCCACGCCGACGGATGGGGCGACATCGACACCCCGCCGACGAAAAACGTGTGGTGGCAGTCCGCAGGCCGGCCCGGCGCAAAATGGCTCGGCGCCGTCGTCAGCCCCCGCGAGTTCGACCTGCCCATCCACATCGCCGACACCGACCGCGCCGACTGGCCCACCGTCTACGCCCGCCTCATGCAGGACATCGACCACGAACATCCCGCCCGGCTGCACATCGTCACCCCCGCCGGCTACACCATGCTCGACGTCCGCCTCGGCGACGGCGGCATCAGCCACGAGTACGTGCACGACCCGGCGCTGGAGGGCATCGAGACGTTCGCCGTGCCGCTGGTCGCCGAACAGCCCTACTACACCGGTATCGAGGACACGCACACGTGGACGCCCGGCCGTACTCCGCGCCCGGTCCGCAACCGCGGCGACCGGCCCGCCTGGCCCGTCTACATCGTCAAGGGCCCCGGCATGCCGCAGCTGCCCGACGGCAACGGCCACAACACCGTCACGCTGCCCGCAGCGCTCGAAGAAGGTCAGGTCGCCCGCGTGAACACCGACCCGGACGAACGGCGCGTCGTCGTCAACGACGGCGAGAAACTGTGGCCGCTGGTCGGCCCGCAACGATTCCGCCACCCCGTACCCGCCGGCGGCATGCTCAAGCTCGGCAATCTGCGCATGCACGGCGCCACCGACGCCAGCAGCATCACCGCGATCATCACCCCGCGGTGGCGCACCCCGTGGAGGCCCGCCCATGGCCTATGAGACCGGGCTGGTCACACCGACGCCCGTCGACGACCCGGCCCGCCCACTCACCACCGACGAAGCGCTCGAGTGGCGCGACCGGCTCACCGTCCACGTCGACCACGATTACGAGCTCATCGTCTACACCCCCGACGGCGCGGCGCCGCTCGACGCCGTCGTCGGCTACAGCGAGGCATCCACGACGTGGGCACGGAACACGCCCGGCACCACCGACATCGACCTCCCGCACGATCACCGTCTCGCCGACGTGTGGGAGTCCGTACACCGCACCGTCGTCCCGATCCGCGCCGTCCACAACGGCCGCAAGTGGGATGGCCTGGTCACCGGCGCCAAGCTCAGCGGCACCGGCCCCGACCGCAAGTACCACGTCGAAGCGGTCAGCGTGTACGCCTACCTGGCCGCGATCATGGGACAGCCCATGCCCACCCTGCCCCTGTGGGTGCAGTTCCCGCCCGAGGGTTTCCTCGCCGGACCCCTACCCGCGGTCATCTACTACTTCCTGACCCCGAACCTGGACCGGCTCGGCATCCCCTACGCCGCCGAACCGTACGACGTCCTCGGCGACGCCACCAGCCCGTGGGTATCGCTCATCACCCGCGAGACGCCGCTCGACGAGCTGTTCGCCGACGTCCTCAAGAGCACCGGCAGCGAACTACGGGTCGAGTGGTGGCACCCCGGCGACCCGCAACCGTGGGAAGGCGCGAACCTCACCCGCTCCTGTCTGACGTTCCGCATTATCCAGCCCGAACGCCACGGCGGCTTCCAGCTCGGCACCAACACCCTGCTCGACGGCCTGGCCCGCACCATCGCCGAGCTCATCGCCGACGCCGCCGCCGGCCTACTCGGTGGCCTCATCCCCGGACTCGCCGAATCCATCTACGACGACCTGGCCACCTACGAAGTGCCCGCGATCGTCTGGCACGACGGCATGGCCGCCATCGAGGACGCCACCATCGAGTGGAAGCACCCCACCGCCACCACCGTCATCGTCGGAGGAAAGTCACCCGGCTGGATGAACAAGCTGGTATCCGGCGGCGTGGAAGCCGCGATCAGCACCATCCTCACCGTCGCCGAAATACCGATCCCCGGCCTGGCCAGCTTCGCCAAGAACATCCTCGACGACGTGTTCCTCGCATTCGAGGCACACACCGACACCGTCGCCGCCGAAGCGCTCGGCATCTTCCGGCTCCGCGAGGCATTCAAGGACGGAGGCAGCGCAGCGTTCACCCCCGACGCCGCGCAGGCCGCCGCCGCCGGCCTCTACGAAAACGCCGGAGCCGTCAGCGCGTCCATCAAGACCGCCGACGGCGTCCCGCACCACGTATGGCACGACTACGACCTCGGCACCCCCATCGCGTGGGACACGCGCGGCACGATCTTCGCCGACCGCATCAGCGAAGTCACCGTCGTCGACACCCCCGCCACCGGCGTCCAGGTCAAAGCGAACGCCGGAAGCGACGACCCCGACCAGGACCTCGGCACCACCCTCGCCGAACGCATCAAGCAGCTCGAGCGGTTCGTCAAGGCCGCCACCCTCAACATGCACTAGGAGAACCGCCATGCCCACCAAGCCCGACTACGCCGAACACGTCCAGTTCGGACCGAACAACAGCCCCCGCCACGGCGCCCGGATCCGCAACTGGCTCATCCACACCGAACAGGGCAACGCGAGCGCCGCCGCGCTGGCCGCCTACTGCCGACGCCCCGCCAGCCAAGTCTCCTACCACTACACGGTGCGCGACGGCGAGGTTCACTGCCCGGTGGACACCGACCGCGCCGCATGGTCAGTACTGGACGCGAACCCGTACACGATCAACGCGTGCTTCGCCGGCTCCTACGCCGAATGGACACGCGCGCAGTGGTTGGAGCGCGAGCGCGACATTGCGATCATGGCGTGGCTGGCAGTGCAGGACGCCCGCAAGTACGGCCTCGCCACCGTCGTCATCGCCCCGCCCTACCAGCGCGGAGACGGCATCAGCGATCACCGCTACGTCACCGACGCCCTGTACATCGGCACCCACACCGACGTCGGCGACGGATTCCCGTGGGACCGCATGCGCCACTACGTGGACGTCTACACCGGCGCCATCCCCGCCGAGACGATCACCCCGCCGCCCGCGATCGACGTCGAAGCCGAGACCGCCGCGGCGTGGATCGGCGAGCGCATCACCACCGGCGAGAACGAGTGCCCCGACGGCCGCGGCCGGTGGGCACAGTTCGCCCACGGCTGGATCTACTGGACCCCGGAGACCGGCGCCATCGCCGTCCCCACCCACCTGTTCGAGACGTACGCCGAGCTCGACTACGAAGCCGGGCCGCTCGGCTACCCGACCGTGAGGCACACCGTCCTGCCCGTCGGCGACGGCACCAAGGTCGGCGACGTGCAGGCATTCGAGCGCGGAGTCCTGTACCGCCGATTCGGCGAGCCCGGCTACTACGTGCACGGCGTCATCGGCGCCCGCTGGGCACGCGAAGGCTACGAGGAAGGCCCCCGCGGCTGGCCCACCAGCAACGAGCAGCCCCACGGCGCCGACGGTGCCGGCCGCATCCAGACGTTCGAGCACGGCGCCCTCGTCTGGCACCCGACCGGCGCCATCGAAATCCGCAACTAACACCCCGACACCCCCGGAGGCACACCCATGCTCGCCACGATCCGACAGCCCTGGTTCATCCGCCGCGCCCTCTACCTGGTGGTTGGCCTGGCCGCGCTCATCGCCGGCGCCACCGGCCTCGCCGACCCCGACACCACCGCCGGATGGGCCGACCAGGCCGGGCCCTGGATCACCACCCTGGTCACCTGGCTCGCCGCCGCCAAGACCGGCCCCGCAAGCGACCGGCCCCGCAAGGACGCGTGACCGGTGGCGGACCCAGCCGCGCTCATCGGCCTGACCGGCACGCTCGCCGCCGCGCTCATCGCACTGACAGGCACGATCATCAAGATCGCCGTCGACGCGAAACGCCGCCGCGCGCAGACCGGCCGCGACCACGCCGAAGCCGCACGTGCCCGCGCCGACGCGGAAGAGTCCACCGCGGCCGCCGCCCACTACCTCACCACCGCGGCGCACGAGCTCATCGAACCGCTCCGCAAGCAGGCCAACACCGCCACCGATGAGGCCCGCGCCGCCCGCGACGAAGCCCGCGACGCGCACACCACACTGCTCACAGTGCAACGCCAGCTCGCCGACCACATCGACCAGGACCGCGCGCAGAAAGAAGCCCGCGCCCGCGCGTACGCCGCCCACGCGCAGTGGGACCAGCAAGTCACCGACCAGATGCGGCAGGCCGGCATGACCGTCTCAGACCCGCCGCCGCTACACGAGACCCACGAATAGGAGCCCCCACCATGGCGTACGTGTTCGAGCGGAACTTCCGCATGAAGGTCCGCCTCAAGGACCTGTGGGATGTGCGCAGCACCGGCCTCGGAGTCATCGAGATGATCGGCGACAACGCCGAAATCGAGATCCCCGCCTACCGCGGCGAACAGGGCCTCGCCGGCCGCGACGGCACCCCGCCCAAGCTCCACGAGGTGGACACTGTCGACGATGTGCCCACCGACGCCGAGCTCACCCACGACATGATCGGCCACGGCTACCACGTCACCGGCAGCCGCGACGTGCACTTCGTGACCACCGCCCCGGCCGACGACAACGCGCTCCGTATCGAAACGCTCTACGACTGGCTCGGCACCCAGGGCGAGACCGGCCCGCCCCCGGAGTTCAGCATCGGCAGCGTCACCACCAGTGACGACGTTTCCAACGCGCAGATCGAGGAAACCGGCCCCGGCGCCTACGCGCTGCACATGACGCTGCGCCGCGGCCGCCAGGGAGCGCAGGGCAACCCCGGCCCGGCCGCCGCCATCCGCAAGGCCGCCGACTACGACAACACCCGCAGGCCCCGCGCCAACGAGGTCCCCACCTGGAACGCCGCAGACAAGCAGTGGCAGCCCCGGCTCCCCCGCTCCGCGATGGGCCCCTACACGCTCCCGCCGCGCAGCCTCAGCGACGCCCACGCCAACCCGCTCAGCGGCACCAAGAAAATCCTCATGGGCTCCCGCTCCATCCCCGGCCAGCCGTTCGACTGGCACCCGTGGGTCGCCGGACACGCCCAGGCGAACAGCGGCATCACCGCCCGCGCCGGAGTGGAAGTACGTATCGGGCCCGACGAGGACAACAGCGTCGTCGTCGCCGTCGGCACTGCCGTCGCCAATATGAGCCTCTACA
This window contains:
- a CDS encoding phage tail tape measure protein, giving the protein MPNVGYATLSIIPVAKGIEGKLANAVGPGVKATGLKAGKQMGDAVAQGLDQAKAQVQAASEKLAKARGKEEDTANKVRVAELKLQELRDSGRAKASSIEAAEGRLTKAKRDAKTASDQTAAAEKKLTAANDDLAKASDTTSDKVGLLHKATGKAAGGLGTLGEAMARIPGPIGAAGIGISGMSTKFGELADSSTGALVSKENLGKLAVGATAVAATVGTALYKIGSSFDDVSATIRIGTGATGDELAGLEDVATSIGTTIPVSFGDAADAVTTLSTATGATGDDLEALSTQVLNASRLLGEDAASNAEGFGKVLNQWSMDAGQGADAVDGLFKVTQTYGSSFGNLTNQLNTYGSVLQNAGFSMEDSAVLFGKLEQSGLSVSRIMPGLNKAFRDWASDGKDVKATLQEQVDAIKNAETSTDALAIATEQFGAEGAQRLTTGIRNGSFAIDDLAGSLGDTTGIVAEADQDTRTFAESWQILKNKGLEAIKGPAEKVFGLITTGVNAVADFAGQNEWVADTLKTVGTILLPMVGTFLGIVGAVKAWTIAQAALNVVMSMNPIGLIITALVGLVAGLVLAYKKSETFRNIVQAAWEGIKTAVSAVWNGFLKPVFAAWKVAFKAAGTAATWLWNNAIVPAWNGIKAIISGAWTGVIEPIFDGFKSAIDIVGDAATWLYDNAIKPAWDGISSAIGAVWDFISPIFDKLGAAFGTIGDIASNVGDGIKTAFSGVVGVMKKPLNMLGEVLKKVPRSIFGFDIPGASTIHDWGETLAGLATGGTIGARRDSRGRLTGPGTGTSDSILGVNGRGIPQVRVSTGETVMNKRTSDANPELLAALNAGWVPSPAFLAAMIPGLSRGGVVQAIAQSAADHGMGRQGAVIGTMTGLAESGLRVLANPAVPDSYNYPHDGEGYDHDSIGVFQQRQAGWGTTADRMDPKRSADMFFDALAGVPGWETMDPALAAQAVQRSAFSDGSNYRPHLPEAERLVDQAGDLPDSSEFNGLGPSGDLPGFGDTGADPSTTSGAAATGAAYDESMGQKVYVTNWPSSYSSSTGGTATLAPATGTTSPEATAVDADDTKGPLAQARGFIDDNGEDIAETLAGLGLGITVNNYGPNPVGAWKRAADRRVRKVRLSNR
- a CDS encoding N-acetylmuramoyl-L-alanine amidase, which gives rise to MPTKPDYAEHVQFGPNNSPRHGARIRNWLIHTEQGNASAAALAAYCRRPASQVSYHYTVRDGEVHCPVDTDRAAWSVLDANPYTINACFAGSYAEWTRAQWLERERDIAIMAWLAVQDARKYGLATVVIAPPYQRGDGISDHRYVTDALYIGTHTDVGDGFPWDRMRHYVDVYTGAIPAETITPPPAIDVEAETAAAWIGERITTGENECPDGRGRWAQFAHGWIYWTPETGAIAVPTHLFETYAELDYEAGPLGYPTVRHTVLPVGDGTKVGDVQAFERGVLYRRFGEPGYYVHGVIGARWAREGYEEGPRGWPTSNEQPHGADGAGRIQTFEHGALVWHPTGAIEIRN
- a CDS encoding Gp37-like protein — protein: MAYETGLVTPTPVDDPARPLTTDEALEWRDRLTVHVDHDYELIVYTPDGAAPLDAVVGYSEASTTWARNTPGTTDIDLPHDHRLADVWESVHRTVVPIRAVHNGRKWDGLVTGAKLSGTGPDRKYHVEAVSVYAYLAAIMGQPMPTLPLWVQFPPEGFLAGPLPAVIYYFLTPNLDRLGIPYAAEPYDVLGDATSPWVSLITRETPLDELFADVLKSTGSELRVEWWHPGDPQPWEGANLTRSCLTFRIIQPERHGGFQLGTNTLLDGLARTIAELIADAAAGLLGGLIPGLAESIYDDLATYEVPAIVWHDGMAAIEDATIEWKHPTATTVIVGGKSPGWMNKLVSGGVEAAISTILTVAEIPIPGLASFAKNILDDVFLAFEAHTDTVAAEALGIFRLREAFKDGGSAAFTPDAAQAAAAGLYENAGAVSASIKTADGVPHHVWHDYDLGTPIAWDTRGTIFADRISEVTVVDTPATGVQVKANAGSDDPDQDLGTTLAERIKQLERFVKAATLNMH